A part of Acipenser ruthenus chromosome 50, fAciRut3.2 maternal haplotype, whole genome shotgun sequence genomic DNA contains:
- the LOC131721995 gene encoding zinc finger protein 345-like — protein MDSVEMESVPIKEELFELELVPFSVEFFGLACPPIKQELCEVQCDQKAEHSELEIPQTELLSVKQEEMLEIKQEPPKEFDHMEPGKEEFEDFKPNIPELEPVHLRECSVVLERICMREQGSGEEGSPNSMQGGGKEAGSYSECSLAGSSPAAKTRAGGGEYPDSGKGFTQLGHFKKHQRFHKGEKPYRCSACGKHFSQSGNLKIHQRIHTGEKPYRCSECGKCFSHSGALKTHQRIHTGEKPYRCINCGKIFSRIHSLKTHQRIHTGEKPYCCSDCGKSFSQLVHLETHQRIHTGEKPYRCSDCGKSFSNRGILKAHMRIHTGQKPYCCTDCGKSFRLSGDLKIHQRIHTGKKPYCCSDCGKSFSQLGNLKAHQRIHTGQKPYCCSDCGKRFRCSENLKTHQRIHTGKKPYCCFDCGKSFRQSGDLERHQRIHTGEKPYWCSDCGKSFRDSGDLKKHQRIHTGEKPYCCSECGKSFKQSGELKTHQRIHTGEKPYRCSDCGKSFSQSHSLVSHQRIHTGEKLYCCSDCGKSFRDSGDLKKHQRIHSGEKPYCCSDCGKSFRDSGNLKKHRRIHSGEKPYCCSDCGKSFGDSGNLKKHQRIHREEKP, from the exons atggacagtgtggagatggaatctgtcccaATTAAAGAGGAGCTCTTTGAACTTGAACTTGTTCCCTTTAGTGTGGAGTTCTTTGGGCTGGCTTGCCCCCCCAtaaaacaggagctctgtgaggtGCAATGTGACCAAAAAGCGGAGCACAGTGAATTGGAAATCCCCCAGACAGAACTGCTttctgttaaacaagaagagatGCTGGaaattaaacaggagcccccgaaagagtttgaccacatggaaccagggaaggaagaatttgaggacttcaaaccaaacatccctgagctggagcctgtacacctgcgggagtgtagcgtggtgctggagagaatctgcatGAGAGAGCAAGGttctggagaggaaggctctcccaacagcatgcaggGAGGTGGAAAGGAAGCCGGGTcatattcagaatgcagtctagcag gttccagtccagcagctaaaacGAGGGcaggcggtggagaatatcctgactctggtaaaggtttcacccagttggggcattttaaaaaacaccaacgatttcacaaaggagagaaaccgtatcgctgctctgccTGTGGGAAGCATTTCAGTCAATCGGGAAACCTGAAAATACACCaacgaattcatacaggagagaaaccgtatcgctgctctgagtgTGGGAAGTGTTTCAGTCATTCAGGAGCcctgaaaacacaccaacgaattcatacaggagagaaaccatatcgctgcaTTAACTGTGGGAAGATTTTCAGTAGGATACActccctgaaaacacaccaacgaattcacacaggagagaaaccgtattgctgctctgactgtgggaagagtttcagccaATTAGTACACCttgaaacacaccagcgaattcacacaggagagaaaccgtatcgttgctctgactgtgggaagagtttcagcaaCAGAGGAATCCTGAAAGCCCACatgcgaattcacacaggacagAAGCCGTATTGCTGCACGGACTGTGGCAAGAGTTTCAGACTATCTGGAGACCTGAAaatacaccagagaattcacacaggaaagaaaccatattgctgctctgactgtgggaagagtttcagtcaattGGGAAACCTGAAAgctcaccagcgaattcacacaggacagaaaccgtattgctgctctgactgtgggaaaagaTTCAGATGTTCagaaaacctgaaaacacaccagagaattcacacaggaaagaaaccatattgctgctttgactgtgggaagagtttcagacagtcggGAGACCTTGAaagacaccaacgaattcacacaggagagaaaccgtattggtgctctgactgtgggaagagtttcagagattcaggagacctgaaaaaacaccagcgaattcacacaggagagaaaccgtattgctgctccgaatgtgggaagagtttcaagcAGTCAGGAGAGCTGAAAAcgcaccagcgaatccacacaggcgagaaaccgtatcgctgctctgactgtgggaagagcttcagtcagtcaCACAGCCTTGTTtctcaccagcgaattcacacaggagagaaactgtattgctgctctgactgtgggaagagtttcagagattcaggagacctgaaaaaacatcagcgaattcactcaggagagaaaccgtattgctgctctgactgtgggaagagtttcagagattcAGGAAACCTGAAAAAACATCGGCGAATTCACtcgggagagaaaccgtattgctgctctgactgtgggaagagtttcggaGATTCAGGAAACTTGaaaaaacaccaacgaattcatAGAGAAGAGAAACCTTAA